TGGCCGAATACAGGGGTTAGGCCCTCGATATTGCCCCAGTATTGAAGACAAAATCAATCGATTTGCCGAACGAGAAAGACATCAAATATTTGTGGAACCAGAAGGTTGGAATACGGTGGAAATCTATGTAAATGGATTCTCAACTTCTTTACCAGAAGATGTGCAATACAAGGCACTAAGACAAATTCCGGGTTTTGAACAAGCAAAAATGTTCAGACCAGGTTACGCTATAGAATATGATTTCTTTCCACCGACACAACTTAAATTGACTCTTGAAACACAACAGATAGAGAATTTATTTTTCGCCGGGCAGATCAATGGAACAACAGGATACGAAGAAGCTGCTTCACAAGGATTAATTGCAGGAATAAATGCAAGTCTAAAAGTTCAAGAAAAAGATCCATTTATCTTGAAAAGATCGGATGCATATATCGGCGTTCTCATCGATGACCTTATTACAAAAGGTACAGAAGAGCCTTATCGAATGTTTACTTCAAGAGCAGAATTCCGTCTTTTGTTAAGACAGGATAATGCTGATTTGAGACTGACAGAATTAGGACATAAGATAGGACTTGCTACAGAGTCACGATTGCAAAAGACATTAGAAAAGAAATCGGAGACCCATAAACTCATCAATGATTTGAGACAAAAGCGAATCAGTCCAGAGCAAATTAATGCTGGACTCGACCAAATTGGAACAGCTCAAATCGCAGAAAAAATCTCATTAGAAAAACTTTTAAAGAGACCTCAAATAGGTATGGAAGAATTGAAAACACTAGATTCTGAAATAAAAACCTATTTGGAGAAATATTCTAAGGAAGTTCTTGAACAAGCAGAAGTTCAGATAAAATATGACAGCTACATTGATAAGGAGCAGCAAATGGTAGAAAAACTTTCCAACATGGAAAATTTCAGAATACCTCAACAATTCGATTACCTCAATATAACTGCTTTATCAGCTGAAGGAAGACAGAAATTAAATAAGATTAAACCAGAGACCTTGGGACAAGCCTCAAGAATAAGCGGTGTTTCACCAGCTGACTTATCGATTTTGACCGTCTATTTAGGAAGATAACATGTCAGAAAGACTATTAAAATGCCCACTCTGTAAAAGTGGGCATTTTCTTAACCATATGGAATTAAAGGATTACGCGGTAAGCCAAGAAAACTTTATCATTTGTAGATGCAATAGTTGTGAACTCTTATTCACAAACCCAAGACCTACAGAAGAAGAGATTGTACCCTATTACGATTTTCCAGACTATTTTTCACATGATGATAAATCAAAAAATCTGACACATTGGCTTTACAACCAAATCAGAAAAATTTCAATTCAGAAAAAGATACGATTAATTGAAGATTTAGCACCTATAGGAAGACTTCTAGACTATGGTTGCGGAACAGGGGAATTCTTACATGAAGCCAATCTGAATCAATGGAAAGTAGTGGGGATAGAACCAAATCCAAAAGCTAGAGAACAAGCTAATTTGAAGCTGGATAAAAAGGTGTATTCGACCATAAATGAAATTAAAACGGATACTCAATTCAATGTAATTACTCTTTTTCATGTTTTAGAGCATATTCACCAATTAAGAAAAACAATCAAACAATTAATAAAGCACTTAAAACCAAATGGTTATATCCTATTGGCTATTCCAAACCATGAGTCAGGAGACGCAAAAAATTATGGAAAATATTGGGCAGGATGGGACGTTCCACGGCACTTATACCATTTTAACTCTAAGAGTATGGAGGCCTTAGGAAAAGAATTTGATCTTTCATTAGAAGAAATAAGGCCGATGCCATTTGATGCCTTTTACGTTTCCCTACTTTCAGAAAAATATAAAGGAAATACATCATTTTTTGGTTCGTATACCAAAGGTTTGATTAATGGTCTGAAATCAAACTTAAGCACAGAAAGACCAGGAGACTATTCTAGCAACATTTATATATTCTCAAAAAAATGAACTTGAAAAATCTAGTTTATTTTATTGCCATAATTTTGATCATTTCCTCTTGTGCGAAACAAAGTACTCCCATGGGTGGACCTAGAGACGAAGATCCTCCACAACTAATAGAATCAAATCCAAAAGGTCAATCTACAGAAGTAAAACCAGCCAGTATCGAATTGATTTTTGATGAATACATCAAATTGGACAATCCTACCAAAGGAATCGTAATTACTCCAAGAATTGATAAGGATAAAGTAACATTCACAGCTTTAAAAAATAAAGTGATTGTGGAGCTAGATCAAGAATTAGAAGATTCCACAACATACGTATTCAATTTCCAAAAATCAGTGATAGACATATCAGAGGAGAACCCTGCTGAGAACTTAAAACTCGTTTTTTCAACCGGAAAAACAATTGACAGTCTTTCTATATCAGGCAATATAAATTACCTTTTTCAAGAAAAGAAAATAGATTATAACAACACCATAATTGGCGTTTATCCTCTCAGCGATACCACCAACTTATTTAACGAACAACCCTATTACTTGACAAGAGCAGACTCGGCAGGAAAATTCCAAGTAGGAAATATTAAAAATGGAAAGTATCGACTATATGCTTGGAACGATATCAATGGAAGCTTGAAAGCAGAAAATAAATCCGAGGAATATGACTTCCTGAATGATACCCTCACTATAGACCATAATATTGAAGGTATTCAATTTAACCTAGCAAAATCGGATTTAACTCCCATACGGATTCTTCGTTCAGGACCTTTTGGACAGAATTACGAAATTATTTTAAACAGAGATCCTGCTGAATTAAAAATTCAGAACGACGGATTAGGTCAAGAATATTTCTATACTATAGAAGATAAAAGGATACGACTATTCTCTAAATCAATCCAAACTGACAGCATTCCATTTCAACTTTCATTACTCGACTCAGTAGGATCACAAAAGGATAGCTTAATATTCGCAAAGTTCAATACATCTGAAAGGAAACCGGAAAAGGTTACACAATCTGTAAACTCCGGAAAAAGCTTTTACAAGGACTTGGAAATAGAAATCAAGTTTAACAAACCCATCGTTGACATAAATACGGACTCACTTTATGTCCAATATGATTCAGCTGGAATAATTCCGATTGAAAAGAGCTTCATATCAATCTCAGACTCTTCCAAAAGAGATTTGATTAAAATAAACCTATCCTTACCTGACTCAATATCAAAAGAGATAATAACCTTAAAAGCGGCTGATTCGACTTTCCAAGATATAGAAGGACAATACAATTTAGAGCCAATAGCAGCTAACTACAGAAAGCTTAAAAGAGAAGGGTTAGCAGACGCAATTAGTGGTAAGATTGAGGGCGCAGAACCTCCATTTATTGTTCAACTACTCGATCAAAAAAACCAATTAATTAAAGAATCATACATTGAAAAGAACCAAAATTATTCCTTCAGCCTATTACAACCAGGGACTTTTATCATCAGAATAATAGAAGATACAAATGGCAATAAAAGATGGGATCCTTCAAATATTAATTCAAATCGGAATGCTGAACGCGTCTTCTATTTCACTAACGAAGAAGGCAAAAAAGACATTATAATTAGAGGAGGATGGACACTTGAAGATCAAAATATTCAAGGAATTGAGAAAACTGGTATAACAAACAAGTAAAAAGATAGTGGACAAGTGATCTAATTAGTGTGGATAAAGAGGAAATAAGAATTAATAAAACCAAGAATATCCACAAAAGACTAATTGAAAAATCAGAAACCGAGAGGAGCTGGGGAAAAGCCTCAACTAGTCCACAATCAGATTTTGAGAAATCAACAGATCAAAAGTTAACACAGACGATGAAACGATAATCCACAGAAATGAATCATATCTACTAATTAATTGAAAATCATTGAATTAAATGTGGAAAAAAAGTTAATAACCAATTAATTATAACCAATAAAGACCAACCAATTGTTAAGAGTCAAACCAATATGATCTTTTCCACAAATTCACATGCTTAATAACCTTAATAGATTTTTTATTTAAATAAAATAATAGAATTATAGAGCTGTGAATTCTGTGGAAATCTTGATGTTGTGAATCCGTATAGGTTTTGGTAATATTAGAAAAGTAAACCCAAACCAAAATACCATGGAACTCAATCGTCTGTTTGACCTGATTCCCTATCAGATTAAGAAGTACAATAAGGAAATTGCCTTAGGAAGAAAAGAAAACGGAGAATGGAAAACTTATTCTTCCAATGACCTCAAGCGAATAGTTGATAACTTAAGCATAGGATTTTTAAGTTCCGGAATTTCTAAGGGAGATAAAGTAGCCATCATTTCCGAAAACAGACCTGAGTGGAATTTTATTGATCTTGCTCTGCAGCAAATAGGCGCTATATCAGTGCCGATGTATCCAACCATCACCTCAGATGATTATGCTTACATTTTTGATCATGCAGAAGTCAAAATGATTTTTGTAGGCGACCTTACCATTTATCAAAAAGCAGCAGATGTAGCAAATGAGCGGAAAATTTTCTCTTTCGATCAACTGGATGGAGTTGAACATTGGACTGCCCTAGAGAATAAAGGAGAAAATGGTGATTTAGCTTCGCTTGAAGCAAGTAAATCCGAAGTTAAACCCAATGATCTGTTTACAATAATTTATACCTCAGGTACTACCGGTAGACCCAAAGGTGTCATGCTTACTCATCATAACGTGCTATCCAACTTAATCTCGGTATCGCATATTATGTCTCCTCCTGAGGGAACCTCCAAGGTGTTAAGCTTTCTACCTCTTTGCCATATTTTTGAAAGAACTGCTTCATTCTGTTTTATTTACCTGGGTTATTCAGTTTACTATGCTGAAAACTTGGATAAAATCGGGGATAACCTCAAAGAAGTTCAGCCTCATGTATTCAATACAGTTCCTAGACTCTTAGAGAAGGTATATGATAAGATTGTGGCTAAGGGCTATGAATTGTCCGGCGTAAAAAAGAAACTCTTCTTCTGGGCTTTAAATTTGGGATTGAAATATGATCCGTCTACTTCAATGGGTTCATGGTATGATTTTCAACTTAAAATAGCCAATAAGCTAATTTTTTCGAAGTGGAGAGAAGCTCTAGGAGGGAATATCATGCAGATCAATTCGGGAGCTTCAGCTCTACAGCCTAGATTAGCTAGAGTATTTTGGGCTGCAGGAATCAAAGTATGTGAAGGATATGGACTAACTGAGACTTCACCAGTAATCACTGCATCAATCGGAACCTATGAAGAAATCCGAATTGGCTATGTAGGAAAGATTGTAAAAGATGTCCAAGTCAAAATCGCGGACGATGGAGAAATCCTAGTCAAAGGTCCCAATGTAATGCAGGGATATTACAAAGACCCAGATATGACTTCAGAGGTGATCAAAAATGGCTGGTTTCATACAGGAGATATTGGTGAGCTTGATGGTCAATATCTTAAGATTACAGACCGTAAAAAGGAAATGTTTAAAACCTCTGGAGGGAAATACATTGCACCTCAAGTCATGGAAAATAAGTTTAAGGAATCCCTATTGATCGAGCAGCTTATCGTAGTAGGAGATGGTAAGAATTACCCAGCCGCATTGATTGTACCCAGCTTCGAAGGTCTAAGAGAATACTGCAAGCGAAAGGATATTCCTTATACTACCGATCAGGAAATGGTTAAAAAACTTGAGATTCTAGAAAAATACCAATCTGAGTTAGATCATTACAACAAATTTTTTGGGAAATGGGAACAGATCAAACGTTTCAAACTTCTTGATCAACCTTGGGGAATTGAAACAGGTGAACTGACACCTACCATGAAATTGAAGCGAAAAGTCATTACTCAAAAGTATCAAGATAAAATTGAATCGATTTATCAGGCTTAATCTTCTGAATACTTGATATTTATAAAAATTTGAGAAAAATCAAACTTCAAAATTATTTATTGAGTTAAGTGTATTTGAATAGTAAAATTCTGTTTTTTCCTTAAATATCACTTTAATTCAATCTTATATTTTGAAAAAATCGAATTCATCAATTAATAATTTGTGATGCATGCATAACTATTGTTAAAAATAGTATGCATGCATACAAAATTTTTCTAACTTAGGTCTCTTTGAATTTTTACCCATTTGCAGAGATGAAAAGAGAAGAGACGGTTGATTACCATATTAAAAGTGCCTGGCATGCTATCTCTCGCATGTACAATCAACAAGCGGCTGAGGAAGGATTTACAACCGCAATAGGATTTGTACTGATTAATATTAATTCAAAAGAAGGAACCCCAGCTACTAAGATTGCTCCACTGATTGGATTGGAAACCAGGAGTCTTACCCGAATGCTTAAGACCATGGAAGAAAAGGGATTAATCTACAAAAAGGCTGATCCCATAGATAAGCGATCCGTAAGGATTTTTTTAACTGAAGAAGGAAAGCAAAAAAAAGAACGCTCTATCAACACCATTATGGATTTTAATTTTCAAGTCCGAGAATTTGTTTCAGAAGAAGAGCTCCAATCCTTTTTTGGGGTGTTTGAAAAAATCCAACAAGTAATAGAAAGAATCAACGAAAACCATATCACAAAACCCTTATTTGAAATATAAACCCAAACTCATTTTCAAATCTTAACTACCAAAAACTCAAAATAATGAACAGAACCATCAAAAAAGTCGCCGTATTAGGTTCGGGCGTGATGGGCTCGAGAATAGCCTGTCATTTCGCGAATATCGGTGTTCAAGTACTTTTATTGGATATTGTTCCCTTTGAACTTACCGAGGATGAACAAAAAAAGGGATTGACAAAGGAGCATCCAGCTGTCAAAAATCGCATTGTCACAGCTGCCTTGCAGAATACCCTTAAGTCTAATCCAAGTGCCATCTATGACAAATCATTTGCTTCCAGAATCACCACTGGAAATTTTGATGATGATCTGCCTAAGATCAAAGATTACGATTGGGTCATCGAAGTCGTGGTTGAGCGACTGGACATTAAGCAACAACTATTCGAAAAGGTAGAGAAGTACCGAAAACCCGGTACCTTGATTACTTCCAACACTTCGGGTATTCCCATGCATTTAATGTGTGAAGGTAGATCTGAGAATTTCCAAGCTCACTTTGCAGGAACCCACTTTTTCAATCCTCCTCGGTACTTGCGTCTTTTGGAAATCATCCCTGGACCTAAATCTAATCCAGAGATTATTGATTTCTTGATGGATTACGGAGACCGATATCTGGGAAAAGAAACGGTTTTATGTAAAGATACGCCTGCATTTATAGCAAACAGAATTGGAGTATATGCCATCATTTCAGGAATGCATGCCATTGAAAAGGCAGGTTTTGGAGTTTCTGAAGTAGACAAACTGACGGGACCTGTGATTGGCCGAGCAAAATCAGCCACCTTCCGAACCATGGATGTTGTAGGTCTCGATACCACCGTTAATGTGGCCAATAACCTTTACAAAGCCCTTCCAAATGATGAGTCCAGGGAAAAATTCAAACTTCCCAAAATCGTAGAAGTCCTATACAACAACAAATGGTTTGGGGATAAGACAGGCCAAGGCTATTTTAAAATGATTCGTCATAAGGACGGTAGAAAAGAACTCAAAGAATTAGACCTTACAACCTTCGAATACAAGGATGTAGAAAAACCAAAATTTAAAGCACTCGAAGCTTCTAAAGAAATCGATGACCTCAAAAAAAGGATCAAGTTTTTGGTGAATTTCGAAGACCGAGCAGGCGAATTTTACAGGGCTTCTTTTTACGATTTGTTTAAATACTGTTCTTACCGTATTCCTGAAATTTCCGATGAACTCTATCGAATCGATCAGGCGGTATGTGCTGGTTTTGGTTGGGAATTAGGACCTTTTGAAACATGGGACATTCTTGGAGTAAAGGAAACTCTTGAGAAAATGGAAGCAGCTGGAGAAACAGCGGCTTCATGGGTACATGAAATGCTTGCAGCAGGCCATGATTCATTCTACAAAGTCGAGGGAGGAAAAAGAAAATACTACGACATCCCTTCCAAATCCTATTTGGAAATCCCAGGTATTGAAGATTTCATCATTCTTGATACACTCAAATCTGCAGGCAAAAAAGTCTGGGGAAATGCGGGATCGACTATTTACGACATGGGGGATGAAGTCATAGGATTAGAATTCCATACGAAAATGAATTCTATGGGAGCTGAAGTGATTGAAGGAATCAATACAGCAATCGGTATGGCTGAAAAGTCCTACAAAGGCTTGGTGATCGGAAATGAAGGCGGAAATTTCTCAGCAGGTGCAAATTTGGCTATGCTCTTCATGTTCGCTGGAGATCAGGAGTTTGACGAAATCAACTTAATGATTGCTCAATTCCAGAACACCATGATGCGTGCTCGTTATTCTTCAGTCCCGGTAGTTGTTGCGCCACATAATATGGCGCTAGGAGGTGGATGCGAACTTTCACTTCATGCTGATCATATTCAAGCACATGCTGAATTGTATATGGGATTGGTGGAAGTCGGTGTTGGATTGATTCCTGCTGGCGGGGGTACTAAAGAAATGACTCGAAGGTTTGCTAATGGAGTAATCGCAGGTGATGTAGAGCTTAATCAGCTTCAGGAATATTTCATGAACATCGCCACTGCCAAAGTTTCAACTTCGGCCGAAGAAGCCAGAGGGTTGGGTTATTTGAGAACACAGGATGGAATTTCCCTCAATCGTAAAAGACAATTGGCAGATGCTAAAGCAAAAGTTATGTCTCTTTCGGACTTAGGGTATACGCAGCCAATGCAACAAACCAATATCAAAGTCTTAGGAAAGACTTCTTTGGCTCTTTTTGAAGCGGGTATCACTGGAATGATTTACGGAAACTATATCTCTGAGCACGATGCTAAAATCGCCCGAAAATTGGCTTGGGTCATGTCAGGTGGTGATTTATCTTCTCCAACAGAAGTTTCTGAGCAGTATTTGCTTGACTTAGAGCGTGAAGCCTTCTTGAGTTTGACTGGAGAGCAAAAGACACTGGAACGAATCCATAGTATTTTATTCAAAGGCAAACCACTTAGAAACTAAGGATTGGTATTTAATATCAATTGACCAAACTACCTAAACGAAACACCAATGGAAGCATACATAATTAATGGATATAGATCAGCAGTAGGAAAATCCAAAAGAGGAGGATTTCGATTTTATCGTCCAGATGATCTCGCTACGGATGTAATCAAACATTTAGTGGCTAATACACCTGGGTTGGAACCAAAAATGGTTGATGATTTGATCGTTGGTAATGCTGTACCAGAAGCAGAACAAGGTATGCAGATGGGACGAATGATTTCCTTGATGGCACTTGGAATAGACGCTCCAGGCTTTGTGATGAACCGTTATTGCGGTTCAGGTTTGGAAGCAATTGCCTTGGCCGTAGGAAAAATCAAGGCAGGCATGGCAGATTGTATCATCGCAGGTGGTACAGAATCCATGTCCTTGGTGCCTATGATGGGCTATAAAACAGCTTTGAACTGGAAAATTGCATCACAAACTCCTTCTTATTACTTAAGCATGGGTTTGACGGCGGAAGAACTGGCGAAAGATTACTCGATTACCCGAGAAGAATCAGACGCTTTTTCAGTAAGATCTCATGATCGTGCGCTAGCAGCTATTGCAGGTGGAAGATTTAAAGATGAAATCGTTCCAGTAGAAGTTGAAGAAACGTATCTCGATGAGAAAGGCAAAAAGAAGACCCGGAAGTTTACGGTAGATACTGATGAAGGACCAAGAGCGGGTACCACGATGGAAGCTTTGGCAGCGCTAAAGCCTGCTTTTAAAAATGGCGGGCAAGTGACTGCGGGTAATTCCTCTCAAACCTCTGATGGAGCAGCTTTCGTAGTAGTTATGTCTGAGCGATTAATGAAATCTCTCGGACTTGATCCGATTGCACGAATGATGTCCTATTCTGTAGCAGGTGTTGATCCAAGAATCATGGGTATCGGTCCAAAAGAAGCAGTTCCGAAAGCCCTCAAGCAAGCGGGCCTTAGTCTTCAGGAAATTGATTTAATCGAATTAAATGAAGCATTTGCTGCACAGGCATTGGCTGTGATCAAATCTCTGGATATGAATCCTGAACTAGTTAATGTGAATGGCGGTGCTGTAGCTCTAGGACACCCTCTTGGATGTACAGGTGCAAAACTTTCCGTTCAGCTCTTTAATGAGTTACGCCGACAAAACAAAAAATACGGGATGGTCACCGCTTGTGTAGGGGGAGGTCAAGGAGTAGCGGGTATTTATGAATTACTTAAGTGATAAAACTTCGAGATTCGAATTTCATCATTCGATAGTCAAATTGACATATTGAATGATGAACACCGAATGAAGAATAAGGAAGAAATCTAAAAAAATAGAATAATGACCACTTTATCAAAAACAATTCAAGGAGGAGAATTCCTCATCAGGGAGACTGCAGCGCAGGATGTTTTTATTCCTGAACAATTCAATGAAGAACAAAAAATGATGGCTCAGGCCTGTCAGGATTTTATTGACACGGAGATAACCCCCAAAATCGAAGAAATAGACAGTATGAAACACCCCGATCTAGTTCCTTCTATTTTCAAAAAGGCTGGTGAACTGGGTTTGCTAGGTGTTTCTGTCCCTGAAGAATATGGCGGTTTGGGGATGAGCTTTAATACCTCCATGTTGATTGCAGATATTATTGGAGCTGCTGGATCGTTTTCAACTACCTACGGCGCGCATACGGGGATAGGTACTTTGCCAATTCTCTACTACGGTACTGAAGAGCAAAAGCAAAAATACTTACCCAAACTAGCCACAGGCGAGTGGGCTGCTTGTTATTGTTTGACAGAACCTGATGCAGGATCTGATGCAAATAGTGGAAAAACCAAAGCCACTCTTTCAGCTGATGGAACTCATTACCTGATCAATGGACAGAAAATGTGGATTTCAAATGCTGGATTTGCAGACCTGTTTATTGTCTTTGCCAAAATTGAAAACGACAAAAATCTAACTGCATTTATCGTAGAAAAG
Above is a window of Algoriphagus sanaruensis DNA encoding:
- a CDS encoding thiolase family protein, with protein sequence MEAYIINGYRSAVGKSKRGGFRFYRPDDLATDVIKHLVANTPGLEPKMVDDLIVGNAVPEAEQGMQMGRMISLMALGIDAPGFVMNRYCGSGLEAIALAVGKIKAGMADCIIAGGTESMSLVPMMGYKTALNWKIASQTPSYYLSMGLTAEELAKDYSITREESDAFSVRSHDRALAAIAGGRFKDEIVPVEVEETYLDEKGKKKTRKFTVDTDEGPRAGTTMEALAALKPAFKNGGQVTAGNSSQTSDGAAFVVVMSERLMKSLGLDPIARMMSYSVAGVDPRIMGIGPKEAVPKALKQAGLSLQEIDLIELNEAFAAQALAVIKSLDMNPELVNVNGGAVALGHPLGCTGAKLSVQLFNELRRQNKKYGMVTACVGGGQGVAGIYELLK
- a CDS encoding 3-hydroxyacyl-CoA dehydrogenase/enoyl-CoA hydratase family protein, with amino-acid sequence MNRTIKKVAVLGSGVMGSRIACHFANIGVQVLLLDIVPFELTEDEQKKGLTKEHPAVKNRIVTAALQNTLKSNPSAIYDKSFASRITTGNFDDDLPKIKDYDWVIEVVVERLDIKQQLFEKVEKYRKPGTLITSNTSGIPMHLMCEGRSENFQAHFAGTHFFNPPRYLRLLEIIPGPKSNPEIIDFLMDYGDRYLGKETVLCKDTPAFIANRIGVYAIISGMHAIEKAGFGVSEVDKLTGPVIGRAKSATFRTMDVVGLDTTVNVANNLYKALPNDESREKFKLPKIVEVLYNNKWFGDKTGQGYFKMIRHKDGRKELKELDLTTFEYKDVEKPKFKALEASKEIDDLKKRIKFLVNFEDRAGEFYRASFYDLFKYCSYRIPEISDELYRIDQAVCAGFGWELGPFETWDILGVKETLEKMEAAGETAASWVHEMLAAGHDSFYKVEGGKRKYYDIPSKSYLEIPGIEDFIILDTLKSAGKKVWGNAGSTIYDMGDEVIGLEFHTKMNSMGAEVIEGINTAIGMAEKSYKGLVIGNEGGNFSAGANLAMLFMFAGDQEFDEINLMIAQFQNTMMRARYSSVPVVVAPHNMALGGGCELSLHADHIQAHAELYMGLVEVGVGLIPAGGGTKEMTRRFANGVIAGDVELNQLQEYFMNIATAKVSTSAEEARGLGYLRTQDGISLNRKRQLADAKAKVMSLSDLGYTQPMQQTNIKVLGKTSLALFEAGITGMIYGNYISEHDAKIARKLAWVMSGGDLSSPTEVSEQYLLDLEREAFLSLTGEQKTLERIHSILFKGKPLRN
- the mnmG gene encoding tRNA uridine-5-carboxymethylaminomethyl(34) synthesis enzyme MnmG; amino-acid sequence: MFPKYDVIVVGAGHAGCEAAHAAAQMGSKVLLCTMNMNTIAQMSCNPAMGGVAKGQIVREIDALGGMSGIISDKSMIQFRMLNRSKGPAMWSPRTQNDRMRFAEEWRLALEQTPNVDFWQEMITGILVKDGRVRGVRTGIGIEIESESVVLTNGTFLNGIIHIGEKQFGGGRTGESAAKGITEQLVSLGFEAGRMKTGTPPRVDGRSLDYSKMEEQFGDEQPEKFSYLDETKPLETQKSCWITYTNKEVHSTLETGFDRSPMFNGRIQGLGPRYCPSIEDKINRFAERERHQIFVEPEGWNTVEIYVNGFSTSLPEDVQYKALRQIPGFEQAKMFRPGYAIEYDFFPPTQLKLTLETQQIENLFFAGQINGTTGYEEAASQGLIAGINASLKVQEKDPFILKRSDAYIGVLIDDLITKGTEEPYRMFTSRAEFRLLLRQDNADLRLTELGHKIGLATESRLQKTLEKKSETHKLINDLRQKRISPEQINAGLDQIGTAQIAEKISLEKLLKRPQIGMEELKTLDSEIKTYLEKYSKEVLEQAEVQIKYDSYIDKEQQMVEKLSNMENFRIPQQFDYLNITALSAEGRQKLNKIKPETLGQASRISGVSPADLSILTVYLGR
- a CDS encoding MarR family winged helix-turn-helix transcriptional regulator, coding for MKREETVDYHIKSAWHAISRMYNQQAAEEGFTTAIGFVLININSKEGTPATKIAPLIGLETRSLTRMLKTMEEKGLIYKKADPIDKRSVRIFLTEEGKQKKERSINTIMDFNFQVREFVSEEELQSFFGVFEKIQQVIERINENHITKPLFEI
- a CDS encoding Ig-like domain-containing domain, producing the protein MGGPRDEDPPQLIESNPKGQSTEVKPASIELIFDEYIKLDNPTKGIVITPRIDKDKVTFTALKNKVIVELDQELEDSTTYVFNFQKSVIDISEENPAENLKLVFSTGKTIDSLSISGNINYLFQEKKIDYNNTIIGVYPLSDTTNLFNEQPYYLTRADSAGKFQVGNIKNGKYRLYAWNDINGSLKAENKSEEYDFLNDTLTIDHNIEGIQFNLAKSDLTPIRILRSGPFGQNYEIILNRDPAELKIQNDGLGQEYFYTIEDKRIRLFSKSIQTDSIPFQLSLLDSVGSQKDSLIFAKFNTSERKPEKVTQSVNSGKSFYKDLEIEIKFNKPIVDINTDSLYVQYDSAGIIPIEKSFISISDSSKRDLIKINLSLPDSISKEIITLKAADSTFQDIEGQYNLEPIAANYRKLKREGLADAISGKIEGAEPPFIVQLLDQKNQLIKESYIEKNQNYSFSLLQPGTFIIRIIEDTNGNKRWDPSNINSNRNAERVFYFTNEEGKKDIIIRGGWTLEDQNIQGIEKTGITNK
- a CDS encoding class I SAM-dependent methyltransferase, with the translated sequence MELKDYAVSQENFIICRCNSCELLFTNPRPTEEEIVPYYDFPDYFSHDDKSKNLTHWLYNQIRKISIQKKIRLIEDLAPIGRLLDYGCGTGEFLHEANLNQWKVVGIEPNPKAREQANLKLDKKVYSTINEIKTDTQFNVITLFHVLEHIHQLRKTIKQLIKHLKPNGYILLAIPNHESGDAKNYGKYWAGWDVPRHLYHFNSKSMEALGKEFDLSLEEIRPMPFDAFYVSLLSEKYKGNTSFFGSYTKGLINGLKSNLSTERPGDYSSNIYIFSKK
- a CDS encoding AMP-dependent synthetase/ligase, producing the protein MELNRLFDLIPYQIKKYNKEIALGRKENGEWKTYSSNDLKRIVDNLSIGFLSSGISKGDKVAIISENRPEWNFIDLALQQIGAISVPMYPTITSDDYAYIFDHAEVKMIFVGDLTIYQKAADVANERKIFSFDQLDGVEHWTALENKGENGDLASLEASKSEVKPNDLFTIIYTSGTTGRPKGVMLTHHNVLSNLISVSHIMSPPEGTSKVLSFLPLCHIFERTASFCFIYLGYSVYYAENLDKIGDNLKEVQPHVFNTVPRLLEKVYDKIVAKGYELSGVKKKLFFWALNLGLKYDPSTSMGSWYDFQLKIANKLIFSKWREALGGNIMQINSGASALQPRLARVFWAAGIKVCEGYGLTETSPVITASIGTYEEIRIGYVGKIVKDVQVKIADDGEILVKGPNVMQGYYKDPDMTSEVIKNGWFHTGDIGELDGQYLKITDRKKEMFKTSGGKYIAPQVMENKFKESLLIEQLIVVGDGKNYPAALIVPSFEGLREYCKRKDIPYTTDQEMVKKLEILEKYQSELDHYNKFFGKWEQIKRFKLLDQPWGIETGELTPTMKLKRKVITQKYQDKIESIYQA